A part of Oncorhynchus masou masou isolate Uvic2021 chromosome 30, UVic_Omas_1.1, whole genome shotgun sequence genomic DNA contains:
- the LOC135522558 gene encoding transcriptional regulator Myc-like, producing the protein MQLYSSLASKNYDYDSIQPYFYVDNEDEDFYHQQQGQLQPPAPSEDIWKKFELLPTPPLSPSRRPSLSSLFPSTSDQLEMVTEFLGDDVVNQSFICDADYSQTFLKSIIIQDCMWSGFSAAAKLEKVVSERLACLQAARKEPAFSDNAEWTTTRLNANYLQDLNTSASECIDPSVVFPYPITDTSKSSKVTPPTDLALDTPPNSISSSGSDSEYEEIDVVTVEKRHAEKRCDPNMSGTRHHSPLVLKRCHVSTHQHNYAAHPSTRHEQPAVKRLRLESSNSGSSSRVLKQISSNRKCPSPWASDTEDYDKRRTHNVLERQRRNELKLSFFALRDKIPEVANNEKAAKVVILKKAIECIYSMQTDEQRLVNFKEQLRRKSEHLKQKLARLQNSHV; encoded by the exons ATGCAGCTATATTCAAGTTTGGCAAGTAAAAACTACGACTACGATTCTATCCAGCCATATTTTTATGTTGACAACGAAGATGAGGATTTTTATCACCAGCAACAAGGACAACTTCAGCCACCGGCTCCAAGTGAGGACATCTGGAAGAAATTTGAGTTGCtgcccactcctcctctctccccgagCCGGCGACCATCACTGTCTAGTCTTTTCCCTTCAACTTCTGACCAACTCGAAATGGTGACTGAGTTTCTCGGGGATGACGTTGTAAACCAGAGTTTCATCTGCGATGCCGATTACTCTCAAACCTTCCTCAAGTCTATCATCATCCAGGACTGTATGTGGAGCGGGTTCTCGGCTGCAGCCAAGTTGGAAAAAGTGGTGTCTGAACGACTCGCCTGTCTCCAAGCTGCTAGGAAAGAACCAGCTTTTAGCGACAACGCGGAGTGGACTACTACTCGGTTGAACGCAAACTACTTGCAGGATCTGAACACATCCGCGTCCGAATGCATTGATCCCTCAGTGGTCTTTCCCTACCCAATAACTGATACTTCCAAATCAAGCAAGGTGACACCACCCACGGATTTGGCATTGGATACCCCACCCAATAGcattagtagcagtggtagtgacTCAG AATATGAGGAGATAGATGTCGTGACTGTGGAGAAGAGGCACGCAGAGAAGCGGTGTGACCCCAACATGTCTGGGACCAGACATCACAGTCCCCTTGTGCTGAAGAGGTGCCATGTCTCCACCCACCAGCACAACTACGCAGCTCACCCCTCCACGCGGCACGAGCAGCCAGCTGTCAAGAGGCTGAGGCTCGAGAGCAGtaacagtggcagcagcagccgGGTCCTCAAGCAGATCAGCAGCAACCGCAAATGCCCAAGTCCCTGGGCATCAGACACTGAGGACTATGACAAAAGAAGGACTCATAATGTACTGGAGCGCCAGCGGAGGAACGAGCTCAAGCTGAGCTTTTTCGCTCTACGGGACAAGATACCGGAGGTGGCTAACAATGAAAAGGCAGCCAAAGTGGTCATCCTGAAGAAGGCGATAGAGTGTATTTACAGCATGCAGACAGACGAGCAGAGACTAGTCAACTTCAAAGAGCAGCTAAGGAGGAAAAGTGAACATTTGAAACAGAAGCTGGCCCGGTTGCAGAACTCTCATGTTTGA